A region from the Populus trichocarpa isolate Nisqually-1 chromosome 18, P.trichocarpa_v4.1, whole genome shotgun sequence genome encodes:
- the LOC18110935 gene encoding LOW QUALITY PROTEIN: putative disease resistance protein At4g10780 (The sequence of the model RefSeq protein was modified relative to this genomic sequence to represent the inferred CDS: inserted 1 base in 1 codon) translates to MVLPKGPFWEYVKETGESRQCTFCGHPFSNQTPITRFKLHWSGVQRRGTTICDKVPEPVRDAAFTAVDGPPEKKLTTTATSSNDGAHNTISTSLLEQNIQVGNVVTDVETEPELYFPSPGEQEFVQTNMGNFQLDRVSSFPGDLIPGEQVEQERGRNAQDNLPLSVEDYRIESTIEELNQLVVRGGSPERLTVNEDEPREDLSQPTDPLCFGLERHYDQPSSSSVNNDVMMIDVENMIGEHLQPVVRHSSREGLQPIGDESGRDVFLTEELIGGEFENNKNAIWSWIMNDIEASTSIGIYGMGGVGKTTLLTHIYNQLLQEPGTFPHVHWITVSQDFSVSKLQNLIAEDIHLDLSNEDNERKRAAKLSKALIEKQRWVLILDDLWDCFDYNKVGIPIRVKGCKLILTTRSFGVCQRMFCQKTIKVEPLSMEEAWALFMKVLGCIPPEVEEIARSIASECAGLPLGIITMAGTMRGVDDRCEWRNXLEDLKQSRIRKDDMEPEVFHILRFSFMHLKESELQQCFLCCALFPEDFRIRREDLIAYLIDEGVIKGLKSKEAEFNKGHSMLNKLERVCLLESAKEEFDDDRYVKMHDLVRDMAIQILEKNSQGMVKAGARLREVPGAEEWTENLTRVSLMHNQIEEIPSTHSPRCPSLSTLLLCDNSQLQFIADSFFEQLHGLKVLDLSFTKITKLPDSVFELVSLTVLLLIGCKMLRHVPSLEKLRALKRLDLSRTWALEKIPKAWNVYAT, encoded by the exons atggtTCTGCCAAAGGGTCCATTTTGGGAGTATGTTAAGGAGACTGGTGAAAGTAGGCAGTGTACGTTTTGTGGGCATCCATTCTCCAATCAAACTCCGATTACCAGGTTCAAGCTTCATTGGTCAGGAGTTCAAAGGCGTGGAACTACAATTTGTGACAAAGTGCCAGAACCTGTTCGAGACGCAGCTTTCACTGCTGTTGATGGTCCTCCAGAAAAGAAACTTACAACCACAGCTACGTCAAGCAATGATGGGGCACACAATACAATTTCAACTTCTTTGCTAGAACAAAACATTCAAGTTGGAAATGTAGTGACCGATGTAGAAACGGAACCAGAATTGTATTTTCCCTCACCTGGAGAACAAGAATTCGTGCAGACGAACATGGGAAATTTTCAGCTTGATAGGGTTTCTAGTTTTCCTGGAGACCTGATCCCTGGTGAACAAGTGGAGCAAGAGCGTGGAAGAAATGCTCAGGACAACTTACCTTTGTCCGTGGAGGATTATAGGATTGAGAGCACGATCGAGGAATTGAACCAGCTTGTTGTGAGAGGTGGCTCTCCTGAGAGGCTTACAGTTAATGAAGATGAGCCTAGAGAAGATTTGTCCCAACCAACTGATCCACTGTGTTTTGGCCTTGAAAGGCATTATGATCAACCATCTTCTTCCTCAGTCAACAATGATGTCATGATGATTGATGTGGAGAATATGATTGGAGAACATTTGCAGCCTGTTGTGAGACATAGCTCTCGTGAAGGTCTTCAACCTATTGGCGATGAGAGCGGACGAGATGTGTTTCTAACTGAAGAACTAATAGGTGgagagtttgaaaataataagaatgcTATCTGGTCGTGGATAATGAATGATATTGAAGCCTCAACAAGTATTGGCATTTACGGGATGGGGGGTGTGGGCAAAACAACATTGCTCACACATATCTACAATCAGCTTCTACAAGAACCTGGCACTTTTCCCCATGTTCACTGGATCACGGTATCGCAGGATTTTAGTGTTTCTAAATTGCAGAATCTTATTGCAGAAGACATTCATTTAGATCTTTCAAATGAAGATAACGAGAGGAAAAGGGCTGCAAAACTGTCAAAAGCATTAATTGAGAAACAACGGTGGGTTCTCATCTTAGATGATTTGTGGGACTGTTTTGATTATAATAAGGTGGGAATTCCTATCAGAGTGAAGGGATGCAAGCTAATTCTTACAACTCGATCATTTGGAGTTTGTCAGCGGATGTTCTGCCAGAAGACAATCAAAGTGGAGCCTCTTTCAATGGAAGAAGCTTGGGCTCTGTTCATGAAGGTGCTTGGATGTATTCCTCCAGAAGTGGAAGAAATTGCAAGATCTATTGCAAGTGAATGTGCTGGTTTGCCTCTTGGAATTATAACAATGGCCGGAACCATGAGGGGAGTGGATGACAGATGTGAGTGGAGGA GCTTAGAGGACCTGAAACAATCAAGAATTAGGAAAGATGATATGGAGCCTGAGGTATTCCACATACTGAGATTTAGTTTTATGCACTTAAAGGAGTCAGAACTGCAACAATGCTTCTTGTGCTGTGCATTATTCCCGGAAGACTTCAGGATCCGTAGAGAGGATTTGATAGCTTATTTGATTGACGAGGGAGTGATAAAAGGGCTGAAGAGTAAGGAGGCAGAATTTAACAAAGGCCACTCGATGCTGAATAAACTCGAAAGAGTCTGCCTATTGGAAAGCGCTAAGGAAGAGTTTGATGATGATAGATAtgtcaagatgcatgacttgGTTAGGGATATGGCCATTCAAATACTGGAAAAGAACTCTCAAGGCATGGTTAAAGCAGGTGCACGGTTAAGAGAAGTGCCGGGTGCAGAGGAGTGGACAGAGAATCTTACTAGAGTTTCACTGATGCATAACCAGATTGAAGAAATTCCTTCCACGCATTCACCGAGGTGTCCCAGTCTTTCAACTCTATTGTTATGCGACAATTCACAGTTGCAATTTATTGCAGATTCATTTTTTGAGCAGTTGCATGGGCTCAAGGTTCTTGATCTGTCATTTACAAAGATCACAAAACTACCTGATTCTGTCTTTGAATTGGTGAGTCTCACTGTATTACTGCTCATTGGTTGTAAGATGTTAAGGCATGTACCGTCATTAGAAAAGCTCAGGGCACTGAAGAGGTTAGATCTCTCTCGTACTTGGGCACTTGAAAAGATTCCTAAGGCATGGAATGTCTATGCAACCTGA